The sequence GCCGCACTGCCGGCTCCAGTCGCCTATGCGGTGACCTTTGCCATCTTCACCAACATGGTGTCGATGGCGTTCTCCGAGCTGGATGAAGACCCTGACAAATACCGTGCACGCAAAACAGCGGCCATCGGACTGATGACCGGTGTCGGGATCATGTTCATCCCCTCTGCAAGTTTTTCCGGCCTTCCGGCTGTGCTCGCTTCCGTGCTGTCCAATGGCCTAATCACCGGAACGCTCGCTGCGATTGCGGTTGAACAGCTTTCCTTGAGGATCCGCAAGAAAATATGAACGTGCCCTGCTCTGTAAGGTTTGCGGACTCTCCCATTCAGGGAATGAGACAAGCATCCGAGATGGAGAGAAAGGGAGATTACGATGAAGCTGACAACAGGACAGACATACTGGGACCGGACACAAAACGGGGAGGAAGCCTTCCCGGCACTGCAGCAAGACCTGGAAACGGAGGTGCTCGTGATCGGAGCGGGCATGTCGGGCACCCTTGCCGCTTCTGTTTTGGCGCGTGCCGGCAAGCAGGTGGCTGTCATGGACAGCGGAAGGGCAGGTATGGGAAGCAGCTCTGCCAACACCGGTCTGCTTCAGTATTCGAGCGATACGATGCTGTCCGAATTCGTTGATTTGATCGGGGAAAGGGATGCTGTCCTGTTCTACCGCATGTGCCTGGAAGCGATGGATGAACTGACGGAGCTGGCAGGGGAGCTGCCGGATGCAGTGGAATACCTCCTGCGGGACAGCATCTACTATGCGTCACGCGAAGAGGATGCCGAAAAATTGAAACGTGAATACAGCTACTTGAAAAAATACGAGTTTCCGGCCGATTTCCTGAGCCGGCAGGCACTGCTGGCCGAGTACGGGATCGATAAGCCGGCCGCACTGCATACATGGCATGATGCCGAAGTGAACCCGTACCGGTTCATCCGTGCACTCACTGACTTCAATGCAGCGGCCGGCGTGCAGTACTATGAGAACACACCTGTTGATGTGAATTCCCGCACGGGCAGTTGTGTGAGAACTGAGAGCGGCCATACAATACGGTATAAGTCCCTGGTCATTGCGACGGGGTACACCGATCTGTATCCGGAAATCAGGGACAAGGCGCAGATCAACCAGACATTCGCCATTGCCACCGAGCCGTTGGCCGGACCGCTCTGGCCCGATCAGGTCATGGTGTGGGAGACGAAGAAACCCTATTTATACTTCCGGACAACGGCAGACAGGCGTATCATAGCCGGCGGACTCGACGAGGAGTCGGACCGTCTGTATGAAGATCAGGAACTGATACGGCGCAAAGGGCAGGAGATCCTCGATGAAGTCGCCTCCATGTTTTCCTTAGCGGATGTGAAAATAGCGGATGCCTGGAATTCCTTATTCGGTGTCTCAAAGGACGGTCTTCCATTCCTCGGCCGTTCAGCGAAAGAGGAGAACACATACTTCCTGCTCGGCTACGAAGGGAACGGCACCTGTTATTCCATGGCCGGTGCTCGTATCATATGCGATCAAATCGACGGGATTACAAACGAATATGCACCGATCGTTGCTCCAGGGAGATGATCCGTGCGCATGAAAAAACGTTCCGGCAGCCGATTGGCCTGCCGGAACGCTTTTTTGTCAGAAATTCAGCCCGGCAAACGTATTGCCGCCTTCGATCGTGCCGTTGTCGTACCCTTTTTCGAACCAGTCCTGCCGCTGTTTGGATGTCCCGTGTGTAAAGCTTTCAGGGACGGCATACCCTTGCGAGCGGCGCTGGATCGTATCATCTCCGACGGCGCTTGCTGCACGGAGCGCCTCCTGGATATCCCCTTTTTCAAGAAGGTCCATTCCATTTGCCCGGTTTGCCCAGACGCCCGCGAAATAATCGGCCTGCAGCTCCAGCCGGACGCTGTATTTGTTGTACTCCTCCTTGGAAAGCCGGTTGCGGAGTACGTTCATCTTATCGCTGGTGCCGAGCTGTTTCTGGACGTGATGCCCGACTTCGTGTGCGATGACGTAGGCCATGGCAAAATCGCCGGGTGCCTGGAACTGGTTTTTCAATTCATCGTAGAAACTCAGGTCGATATACAGCTTTTCGTCGCCCGGGCAATAGAACGGACCTACGGCGGAACTTGCAGTGCCGCATGCCGACTGGACGCTTCCTGTATACATGACAAGCGTCGGGTTGCGGTACGTCATGCCTTCTTCGGCGAACACTTCCGACCAGACATCTTCGGTGTCGGCGAGGACGACTTTCACGAAATCCGCCCGGTCGTGTTCCTGATCGGTCTCCTGGTATTGCCCTGACGGAGCCGTTCCGCTGTCCGAGAGCACCCCGAGCAGCTCGGACGGATCTCCGCCAAGAAACATGACGACAAGGAGGATGACAACCGTTCCGAGTCCGCCTCCGATGGCGAGGCCTCCGCGACTGCCTCTGCGATCTTCCACATTCGTGCTTTCTCTCCGTCCGCGCCATTTCATATGCATAACCCCTTGCTGTAGAATGATGATTGCTGACTTGTTTTTTGTTGCTATACCCAAAAAAGCAGTCTGCTACGCAAAGGTCAGTTCCGGTTAAGTTTCCAGATCGAATAATTCAGTGTCCAGGCAAACGATACCCAGCCGATATAGGGAAGGAGCAGCTTGCCGGCCGCGGAGTCGACTTTTTGGAACTCGTAGGCCGTCAGTGAAATCATTGCCAGCAGGACTGTCATCTCGATCAGAGCGGTGCCCCGCAGATTCCATTTGAAGAACAGGAACGACCAGATATAGTTCAGACCGAGCTGCAGTTCGTAGGGGGTGAGCACTTTTGCTTTCATGGCGGGCGGGGTCTGCCGGTCTGCACGGTATTTTGCATATCCCATCAGCCCATACAGTGCTGTCCAGGCGATAGGAAATACCGAAGGTGCCGGACTGAACGACGGCTTTTCCAGCTTGTTGTAGCGATCCTGTGTGTTCCGGTTCGCCAGCCAGCCAGCGAGGGATCCACCAAGGACCGGTACCATGACATCTGCAGCAAGCTTTTTCCAATTCGTACGTGCTGTTTCGGGAACGTGCGCAGTCAATTGAATCGTCTCCTTTCGGTTACCCCTCATATTCCCTTACGGTTATGTGTAAAACAAAGAAAACCGGCCAAAGCTTGGAGCGTTACGGGAAAACTGTCACAGGTTTTTCATTTCACCCCTTTCTGTTCCCAGGCGAAAAATGATATAGTAGAATGAAGGAACGGACTTTTTAACTTTCTTATCATTCTTCAAAGGATGCGAACTTATGCAAAAACCAATGGAGCGGACGCTCGAAAAGGGACGGCATGTGTCTGACACGCTTGCCAGTGACCTGAAATATCTCTTTAAAGGCCCTGTGCTGATTGCGAATGTCCTGCCTGTCTTTGCGGGGTTCTGGCTCGCGATCTATTTCTACGGCGGGACGTTTGCCGAATATATCTCGCTGTTCTTCCTGACGATGGCGGGCAGCACGGCTCTGATGGCAGGTGCTCTGACGCTTAACAACTGGTACGAAGTGGACCTTGACCGGGTGATGGCCCGGACGCAGAAACGTCCGACAGTCACCGGTAATATCCCGATGGAGACGATTCTGAAAATCGGCATCATCCTGTCGGTTGCCGGTATCCTGCTGCTGTATGCCGCTTCGCCGGCAGCCGCCATTTATGGATTCATCGGCTGGTTCACCTATGTCGTTCTGTATACGATGTGGTCGAAACGGAAATATACACTGAATACGGTCATCGGCAGCGTTTCCGGAGCTGTGACGCCACTGATCGGCTGGGCGGCAGTCGGGCCATCGTATCATATGGTGCCGATCGTCCTCGCGATTGTCCTGTTCATCTGGCAGATGCCTCATACATTTGCAATCGCCATCAAAAAAGCGGATGAATACCGTGCGGCGGGTGTCGCGATGCTGCCGGTCGTCAAAGGGATACCGATGACAAAGCGCCAGTCGGTCGTCTATGCAGCCTGTCTGCTGCCGCTGCCATTCTTCCTGGCCGCATTCGGCATGGGATTCATCGTATTCGTCACAATCATGAATATTGGTTTCCTCAGCCTGTCTCTTGCGGGGTTCATCATGAAAGACGATTACAAGTGGGCGCACTGGATGTTTCTGTACTCGGTCAATTACATGACCCTCTTCTTCATGACGATGATCCTCATGACGACATCGATCCTGTAACACAAAAGCACGGCATGCTTCCCGGAATGGACGGAGGCATGCCGTGTTTTTGTGTGTCAATAGTCGGTGAATGCATCCTGCTGCTCCCGCTGCATGTCTTCGGCGATCAGCTGCAGATCATCGGCGGTGATGGTCAGGATTTCATACGGATGGGTATCCGCGAACTGTTCCGCCATCCGTTTCATGAACTTCGGGGAGCCCTCGTTTTCCTCGTCGTAGACGATGAGCAGGCCGTCCGTCTTCCGCAGCAGGAACTTGTCCCGTTCGATGAACTGCCAGGGCGCCTCGTATGGACGCTTGGTCAGGCTGACCTGGAAGTCCGCCATCATCTGCAGTTCCTCATACTCTTCCTTTTTCGCCTCATTCCAGTTCTTCTCCTGCTCAAGGAACGGGGTGATCAGCGCGAGCTGCAAGTCCGGGAACTGGTCCCGCAGTTCATCTGCCGCTTGTCCGGCCCACGTCTCGACACCAGGCTGCCCGCTGATCATCACCCATTCCAATCCGTTTTCAGCGAGGGTCCTGAGCCGCTCGCCGATCGCTGTCTTGATGATGCCGATGCCGGGGTGCTTGGCATCGAAAATCCCTAATTCATGCGGTTTGTAGCCTGTCACGGCAACTCGCTTCATCGTCCTCCCTCATTTCTCGGTAACTTCGCAGTGCATCGCCTCTTTTGCATCTTCCCAGCCGACTGTATACCCTTTGCCTTTCGCACAGAACACGGAAGAGGAACTATAGGCAGGGTCTGCATCCTTGTCATAGCCGATCCGGCTGATCACTTCCCCGGGATTATGGCAGGGGCCGTAGCCGCCGAAGGTCAGGGTGAGCAGTCCTTTGCCGCCTGTATACGAGGCGAATTCTGACCCGTAATTAAGGAATGTTGCAACGGGGACGCGTCCTGTTACCGTCATGGTCTGTCCGTCAGACTCTGGCGGTGAGAAGGAGCCATGGGCCGCCTGGATATCTGTCAGCACGCGGCCGGTCAGCTCGGCGGAAGCCTTGATTTTGAATGAATAATAAGGTTCCAGCAGCACATTCTCTGCCTGTTCCAGGCCCTGACGCAGCGCACGGAACAGGGCTTCCCGGAAATCGCCCCCGGATGTATGTTCATTGTGCGCACGGCCTGTCAGCAGAGTGACAGTGACGTCGGTCAGCGGCGATCCTGTCAGCAGGCCGTGATGGTCCCGCTCGGACAAGTGTTTCTCGATGACCCGCTGATGGCCGGGGGACAGGTGATCCGTATGGCAGACGGACTCGAAGCGGATACCGCTGTCACGCTCGGCGGGTACCAGCAGTATATGGACCTCGGCGTAATGTTTTAAAGGTTCGAAATGACCGTATCCGGTGACCGGCGCAGCGATCGTCTCCTTATAGAGGATCGCAGGCTCCCCGAACGTCACGGAAATACCGAACCGTTCCAGCAAGACATATTGCAGCACTTCGAGCTGGATGACACCCATCACCCGGATTTCGACCTCCTGGCTGTGCTCATTCCAGCTCGCATGGAGTGTCGGATCCTCAGCGTCGAGCATACGGAATAGCCGCCATACTTCTTTGCCCGGGACAGACGGATCATGGCGGACGGCCGCCTTCAGGGCAGGGACGGACGACCCGTCCTGTTTGGGCGGAATGACCGCACCGATGACATCGCCTGCCGCGGGCTTGGAAAGACCGAGAACAGCAACCAGGTCACCGGGATATGCTTCGGCAGTTGTGACGAACTGGCTGCCATTAAACAGGCGGAGCTGTGTCACTTTTGCCGGCTCGCCGCCAGAGACAGCTAGTTCATCGCGCACGTCCAGCACTCCGGCATGGACTTTCAGGAACGTCATCCGCCTGCCGTCTGAGTCGTGACGGATTTTGTAAACAGTTGCTGCAAAAGGGGCCGACCGCAAAGCGGGCTGTTCGTCCTGTTCCGTTAGCTCCGAGAAGGCAGCGAAAAATTCATCGATGCCGCTATTGTGCAGCGCAGAGCCCTGTCCGCACGGAAACACACGGCCTTCCCGGATGGCGGAGAGCAGGGAACGGTGCCAGAGTGCGGCATCATACCCGGAGTCCAGATACTGTTCCAGCAGCTCATCATCACGCTCAGCGAGCCACTCGGCAAGCTCATCGGACATCGTACCGTCTGGATTGAGATGGCTGAGATCGAAGATGTTGTCTGATAGTAGACTTGCCATCTCGCCGAAAAGGGCAGTGGCGTCCGCCGTTTCCCTGTCCATTTTATTCAGGAACAGGAACGTCGGTATATTGCGGGCGCGCAGCAGTTCCCAAACGCGCTCCGTATGCCCCTGCACGCCGTCCGCTCCGCTGATCAGGAGGATGGCGGCGTCCATGACGTGAAGGGCCCGTTCCATCTCAGGGGAGAAATCGGCGTGTCCCGGCGTATCGATCAGTGTGAATGCACGGCCGTTGTATGCCAGTTCCGCCTGCTCGGCGAACACCGTGATTCCCCGGTCCCTCTCGATGGAATGGTTATCGAGGAATGCATCCCGGTGATCGACGCGGCCCCGTTTCCGCAGATGGTTCGTATTGAATAGGAGCTGCTCGGAAAACGTCGTCTTTCCGGCATCCACGTGCGCCAGTATTCCAATTGTCTGTTTCATGATACACCCTCGCAATCTGCTGAATCTTCTTCTGCCAGTATAACATCCGGAGACGTCCGGTA comes from Sporosarcina trichiuri and encodes:
- a CDS encoding NAD(P)/FAD-dependent oxidoreductase: MKLTTGQTYWDRTQNGEEAFPALQQDLETEVLVIGAGMSGTLAASVLARAGKQVAVMDSGRAGMGSSSANTGLLQYSSDTMLSEFVDLIGERDAVLFYRMCLEAMDELTELAGELPDAVEYLLRDSIYYASREEDAEKLKREYSYLKKYEFPADFLSRQALLAEYGIDKPAALHTWHDAEVNPYRFIRALTDFNAAAGVQYYENTPVDVNSRTGSCVRTESGHTIRYKSLVIATGYTDLYPEIRDKAQINQTFAIATEPLAGPLWPDQVMVWETKKPYLYFRTTADRRIIAGGLDEESDRLYEDQELIRRKGQEILDEVASMFSLADVKIADAWNSLFGVSKDGLPFLGRSAKEENTYFLLGYEGNGTCYSMAGARIICDQIDGITNEYAPIVAPGR
- the ypfJ gene encoding KPN_02809 family neutral zinc metallopeptidase, which translates into the protein MKWRGRRESTNVEDRRGSRGGLAIGGGLGTVVILLVVMFLGGDPSELLGVLSDSGTAPSGQYQETDQEHDRADFVKVVLADTEDVWSEVFAEEGMTYRNPTLVMYTGSVQSACGTASSAVGPFYCPGDEKLYIDLSFYDELKNQFQAPGDFAMAYVIAHEVGHHVQKQLGTSDKMNVLRNRLSKEEYNKYSVRLELQADYFAGVWANRANGMDLLEKGDIQEALRAASAVGDDTIQRRSQGYAVPESFTHGTSKQRQDWFEKGYDNGTIEGGNTFAGLNF
- a CDS encoding TspO/MBR family protein, translated to MTAHVPETARTNWKKLAADVMVPVLGGSLAGWLANRNTQDRYNKLEKPSFSPAPSVFPIAWTALYGLMGYAKYRADRQTPPAMKAKVLTPYELQLGLNYIWSFLFFKWNLRGTALIEMTVLLAMISLTAYEFQKVDSAAGKLLLPYIGWVSFAWTLNYSIWKLNRN
- the cyoE gene encoding heme o synthase is translated as MQKPMERTLEKGRHVSDTLASDLKYLFKGPVLIANVLPVFAGFWLAIYFYGGTFAEYISLFFLTMAGSTALMAGALTLNNWYEVDLDRVMARTQKRPTVTGNIPMETILKIGIILSVAGILLLYAASPAAAIYGFIGWFTYVVLYTMWSKRKYTLNTVIGSVSGAVTPLIGWAAVGPSYHMVPIVLAIVLFIWQMPHTFAIAIKKADEYRAAGVAMLPVVKGIPMTKRQSVVYAACLLPLPFFLAAFGMGFIVFVTIMNIGFLSLSLAGFIMKDDYKWAHWMFLYSVNYMTLFFMTMILMTTSIL
- a CDS encoding DUF1273 domain-containing protein; the protein is MKRVAVTGYKPHELGIFDAKHPGIGIIKTAIGERLRTLAENGLEWVMISGQPGVETWAGQAADELRDQFPDLQLALITPFLEQEKNWNEAKKEEYEELQMMADFQVSLTKRPYEAPWQFIERDKFLLRKTDGLLIVYDEENEGSPKFMKRMAEQFADTHPYEILTITADDLQLIAEDMQREQQDAFTDY
- a CDS encoding elongation factor G: MKQTIGILAHVDAGKTTFSEQLLFNTNHLRKRGRVDHRDAFLDNHSIERDRGITVFAEQAELAYNGRAFTLIDTPGHADFSPEMERALHVMDAAILLISGADGVQGHTERVWELLRARNIPTFLFLNKMDRETADATALFGEMASLLSDNIFDLSHLNPDGTMSDELAEWLAERDDELLEQYLDSGYDAALWHRSLLSAIREGRVFPCGQGSALHNSGIDEFFAAFSELTEQDEQPALRSAPFAATVYKIRHDSDGRRMTFLKVHAGVLDVRDELAVSGGEPAKVTQLRLFNGSQFVTTAEAYPGDLVAVLGLSKPAAGDVIGAVIPPKQDGSSVPALKAAVRHDPSVPGKEVWRLFRMLDAEDPTLHASWNEHSQEVEIRVMGVIQLEVLQYVLLERFGISVTFGEPAILYKETIAAPVTGYGHFEPLKHYAEVHILLVPAERDSGIRFESVCHTDHLSPGHQRVIEKHLSERDHHGLLTGSPLTDVTVTLLTGRAHNEHTSGGDFREALFRALRQGLEQAENVLLEPYYSFKIKASAELTGRVLTDIQAAHGSFSPPESDGQTMTVTGRVPVATFLNYGSEFASYTGGKGLLTLTFGGYGPCHNPGEVISRIGYDKDADPAYSSSSVFCAKGKGYTVGWEDAKEAMHCEVTEK